The Tripterygium wilfordii isolate XIE 37 chromosome 5, ASM1340144v1, whole genome shotgun sequence genome window below encodes:
- the LOC119998561 gene encoding uncharacterized protein LOC119998561, giving the protein MNRRSEVVTLPKGTRMDFSKFDSSDPAEWVYCAKRFFELNTTPSELRIRLGSFHLRGEALQWFKWMNRVVGWKDWEHFVQAISTPFGPSQFEDFAEILAKLRQTGSLREYQKEFEKYLNRVDGLPEACLISCFIGGLIDEIRVEVKILQPSTLISTMGLARLIEHKLSSKRGRVFTPKSVLLPNTKTQEMKNTPSLPLVKMLSPGEMAERKKKQLCYNCDKEWILGHRCKQKALFLLEECEVECEETERVSPIPEFSTEVSVPETLHISLAALGGSTTPQTMRVTLYIKNQHFTALIDSGSTHNFLHPRLVTRLGCKLENCTDLKVRITDGGSMHSSGFCPSIPARIQQYSGKADFFILKLGGCDEILGMAWFRTLGTVLRDFDNLQMRFTSEGKGVTISGSNSNQIVVIEAQRMERILKGPEPLGFLVTPVETNQMQEVSSELDSLITTLIQCFRNIFEEPTELPPMRNQNHQIPTVPGSSPVNVRPYWYAHF; this is encoded by the coding sequence ATGAATCGACGTTCTGAGGTGGTTACACTTCCAAAAGGTACCCGTATGGACTTCTCGAAATTTGATTCTAGTGACCCTGCCGAATGGGTGTATTGTGCTAAACGGTTTTTTGAGCTGAACACAACTCCATCAGAATTAAGGATCCGCCTTGGTTCCTTTCACCTCAGGGGTGAGGCCTTGCAGTGGTTTAAATGGATGAATAGAGTTGTGGGTTGGAAGGATTGGGAGCATTTTGTTCAAGCAATATCAACACCTTTTGGTCCAAGTCAGTTTGAGGATTTTGCTGAGATCTTGGCCAAACTAAGACAAACAGGCTCGTTGAGAGAGTACCAGAAAGAATTTGAGAAATACTTGAACAGAGTAGATGGACTTCCAGAGGCATGCCTCATAAGTTGTTTCATTGGTGGATTGATTGACGAAATTCGAGTGGAAGTCAAGATCTTACAACCTTCTACTTTAATTTCGACCATGGGGTTGGCTAGGCTGATTGAGCATAAGCTGAGTTCGAAACGGGGAAGGGTCTTCACGCCCAAAAGTGTGCTGCTTCCCAATACTAAAACACAGGAAATGAAGAATACTCCCAGTTTACCTCTTGTTAAGATGTTGTCTCCAGGAGAGATGGCGGAACGTAAGAAGAAGCAACTTTGTTACAATTGCGATAAAGAATGGATACTGGGCCATAGGTGTAAACAGAAGGCTTTATTTTTACTTGAAGAATGTGAAGTGGAGTGTGAAGAAACAGAACGGGTATCACCAATACCTGAATTCTCCACAGAAGTTAGTGTTCCTGAAACTCTCCATATCTCTTTGGCGGCTTTAGGAGGATCTACCACCCCCCAAACGATGCGAGTTACCTTATACATCAAGAATCAACATTTCACTGCTCTAATTGATTCAGGAAGCACACACAACTTCTTGCATCCACGTTTGGTGACGAGACTTGGGTGTAAACTAGAAAATTGCACGGATTTGAAGGTGAGAATTACAGACGGTGGGAGTATGCATAGTTCGGGGTTCTGTCCGTCAATTCCAGCTCGCATTCAACAATATTCGGGGAAGGCTGATTTCTTTATCCTTAAGTTAGGAGGATGTGATGAGATATTAGGAATGGCATGGTTTAGGACTCTTGGAACGGTCTTGAGGGACTTTGATAATTTACAAATGCGGTTCACTAGTGAAGGAAAAGGTGTAACTATTTCAGGGTCAAACTCAAATCAGATTGTGGTAATTGAGGCACAAAGGATGGAAAGAATTTTGAAGGGGCCTGAGCCATTGGGGTTCTTGGTGACTCCTGTAGAGACAAACCAAATGCAAGAGGTGTCTAGTGAATTAGACTCTTTAATTACAACCTTGATTCAATGCTTCAGGAACATTTTTGAAGAGCCTACTGAGTTGCCTCCAATGAGGAATCAGAACCACCAGATTCCTACCGTGCCAGGGAGCTCACCTGTTAATGTGCGCCCTTATTGGTATGCTCATTTTTAG
- the LOC119998559 gene encoding short-chain dehydrogenase reductase ATA1-like, which yields METKVQMQGLSTKKLTGKVAVITGGARGIGAATAKPFAQNGAHVVIADILDDLGVNLAESIRGRYIHCDVMNEADVESAVQLALEWKGRLDIMFNNAGIPGYGGSITNIDIEKFKHLLSVNVNGIVHGIKHAARAMIQGQKGGSIICTSSSAALMGGLGSHAYTSSKEAIIGLARSTACELGVHGIRVSCISPHGVPSEMLVDAYRKILGKTDIGPEDVSNIVGERGSLLKGRGGTLEDVAQAALFLASEDSGFITAHNLVMDGGYTSANSNMTFIYQKEEN from the coding sequence ATGGAGACAAAAGTTCAGATGCAGGGGTTGTCAACCAAGAAGTTAACAGGCAAAGTTGCTGTAATAACTGGTGGTGCAAGAGGAATTGGAGCAGCCACAGCAAAACCTTTTGCGCAAAATGGGGCTCATGTTGTCATTGCTGACATACTCGACGATCTAGGGGTGAACCTCGCTGAGTCCATAAGAGGCCGATACATACACTGCGATGTTATGAATGAAGCGGATGTTGAATCAGCGGTGCAGCTAGCATTAGAATGGAAAGGCAGACTAGACATCATGTTCAACAATGCAGGAATTCCTGGCTATGGAGGGAGCATCACCAATATAGACATCGAGAAATTCAAGCATCTCTTGTCAGTCAATGTGAATGGGATTGTACATGGAATCAAGCACGCAGCGAGGGCTATGATTCAAGGCCAAAAAGGAGGGAGTATCATTTGTACATCAAGCTCTGCAGCTTTAATGGGAGGCCTCGGATCGCACGCCTACACATCATCGAAAGAGGCTATAATTGGATTGGCAAGAAGCACTGCTTGTGAGTTGGGGGTTCATGGAATTCGAGTGAGTTGCATTTCTCCGCATGGTGTCCCCTCAGAGATGCTTGTCGATGCCTACAGAAAAATCCTTGGGAAGACAGACATTGGGCCGGAAGACGTGAGTAACATCGTCGGGGAGAGAGGAAGTCTGCTGAAGGGGAGAGGTGGAACACTAGAAGATGTGGCACAAGCTGCATTGTTTCTTGCCAGTGAAGATTCTGGTTTCATAACTGCACACAATCTTGTTATGGATGGGGGATATACTTCTGCAAACAGTAACATGACTTTCATttaccaaaaagaagaaaactga